Genomic segment of Xiphias gladius isolate SHS-SW01 ecotype Sanya breed wild chromosome 16, ASM1685928v1, whole genome shotgun sequence:
aaaaaaaatgatacaagTAAACCAATAGTAACGTGCTTTACATACAGATTAATcatcataaattaaaaatcaggGTTAATACTGTTTAAGGTTAAGGGCTGTTTAGGAaaggtgggggttggggtttgtAAAGGGAATAAATGTGACTCAATTAAATGTCCCCTTGAGAGACTTCATGGAGGACCTGCTGTTTCCTGCGCTATCGTCTTTACCTCAATACTCCTTATCTGCGCATTTTTTCCCTTCCTGTCCCTGCTCTTCCTGCTTCAATCTGCCCACGCCCTGCACCAGTACTTTTGAGGTCTGAGGTAAACTCTTTCAAAAGTAAACCTGCTGTCTCTAAAGTCTGCTTTTGTGGTCTAATTGGAAGTCACATTTGGAATGAGAAGTTTCTGTAGCCTACCCTGCCGTGATTTGAACTGGTTGATCTTGTCTTTCAACATGGGACAGACTGACTGAATAATCTTCTCCAGTTCGTTTAAATTAGTGTCACTGAGGAGGTCCATGTGCTCCATCTCCAGGAAGACCTCCAGCACAGTCTGAAAAGTTAAGTTACacataattttttcattattaatatgATGCATACTTTACAAAAGAAGCAGAATTCATATGTAGGTGTGCATCAGATATAGTTAACTtcattaatgatttaaaaatgtctttattaattaaattaaacatgtaTGAAGTTGTAGGACTATTTAGAAAAATATAGTTTGTACGTTTATGACTATGGCTGAGCGCCTAAACAACTCTACATCAAACTATTCTCTTCTCCTCAAACATGGGTTTGAAACATTGACAATTTGAAGAAGCACTCACAACCTTTTCCTCCAGTCTTCTACGTGGGAGCATTGTGTTTAACAAGAACTTCACATGTTTCAAGTCATCATCAGTAATCTCCTCAGACAGGCTGTAGAGTAGCTTCCTGGAAAAATAGGAAAATCCTTCAAAGGAAGTAAAACTATTGAGTGTTGTCAGAGTAGGCCTGGTGCTTGGCTGGACATACGTCACCATAGTATGTCGCTATTCTGAGGTCATCTTTGACTACATTTAGCACTGAGGATGCACCAATCCCACATTTTCACTCCTGATACAATCTTCGATACCTACAGTAAATATGGGATTTTGGTGGGTACCAGGCCCTGATTCAATTAACAGTAATccttatttttaataaataaaaaatttgtatCTAAATCAGAATGAATacgcaactattttgataattgtcgaatcgtttaagtcatattttaagcaaaagtgCCAAAACAATTCAGTGGTTCCGGCTTCTCAAATCTGAATATTGGCAGGTTTTCATAGTCTTCTACAATAGTAAACTTAATATATATGAGTTTTGGACTggtgtttggacaaaacaaaccattttttgGTTTGAGGTAACCTTAGACTCTGAGAAAATGTGATGGgaatttttactgttttctatCAGTAACAATTcaaatttatcaagaaaatgatCTGCACACTAATcaatggtaaaaaaataaaccatctTCTATGTATAATGAAACTGTAACTAAATACTTCATACTGCATTATATTTTGcttgtgaaaaataatattgttCTAAGGTTGATTAAATTGCATTAATGTATAACGACAGTGACTAAGTAAcagttaataaaatgaatgagtcACATCGTGGCCGATATCTATGGGCTCAAATGAGGGTCAGCAAGATTCAGAGGTAATGAAATTCAGATATAATTTCAAAGTCTCTGGTTGTATCAGTAaatctgtggggaaaaaaagagctgtaGACAGAATGTGTAGAAAAGATTAGGCAATGTCTAAATGAAATTTGTGCACAAATTACATAAGAAATGAAGTTACACAAAGActacaataagaaaaaataaattattttgtgttcAGCTGAGTATGTAATTAAAGTGTATTTGATTAGAAGCAGAAAACTGTGTTCAAAGTTCCCACAGTGAAGTTGAAAGTGCACAGACATTAAAGTTAAATgcgcaatttttttttaactttattctCTACAAAAGCAGGGACAGTATTTGCACTTGCaatttaaacagtaaaatatgggCAGCCCACCTGTAAGGAGAGATAAGGCTAATGGTTGTAGATTCTCGGTCAGTCAGATTGAGGTCACGGACCAGACGGGTGCGTTGAATCGTGAGGAGAAGCTCAGTCAGCAGGTGTGGTTGCTGATGTGAAAGATAGTCTTGATCCGCCAGACGAGAGAAAAGGTCACTGGCTGACTCCACAGAGTTCGGGTTTCGGCCCAGAAGTTCGGTGCAAAGAAAGGCTAAAGCTTTTACCTCATCCTTACCCAGGGCCTTCCCTACTTTTAACAGCAGCCTCTGAAAATCCATCTCCTGTACTAAAATCAAGATACAAGATTAACTCTCTCAGATGTCTGGTTTTTCTGGAGTAACAATGTGTAGTACACATCACACCAGTCTTTTCTCCCTCATTTATTTGCACATCCACAATTTCACATAGTGAAAATGATCACAGATGATGCTTTTTGCCAATTTGTCTACATTTTACCCCTGGACCGATACTTTTCACCTtgtatatgcttcctttaggcaattTTATCTGGAAGCACCACATAAATTGCCATtgctatgcagatgacacccagCTGTGTTTGTCTATGAAGCCAGATGTCTTAAAGACATAAAGGCCTGGATATCctgttattttttaagttaatatacTTGGCCCttaaacacctcagaaaaacattatgcAGTCATATAGTTACTTTGGATGGCATTACCTTGGCCCCCGGTTCTACTGTAAGGAACCATGGGGTCATTTTTGACCAGGACACGCGTCCCGTgcctcacacataaaacaagtctCTAGGACAGCCTTCTTCCACCAGCGCAATtttgtgaaaattagaaacatcctGTCCCAAAAGAGTGCTGAAAATCTAGTCCATCCATTTGTTACCTCTAGACTGGACTACTGTAATATAACTCTGCGAAAAGCGTTTTGTTGATCCAAAATTCTGCAGCACGAGAAATGACAAGAACTAGAAAAAGAGGTCATATTTCTCCCGTGTTAGCAAAGAAACTAACACGATTTTACAGGAAAATCcttcctgtaaaatccagagcagaattcaaaatccttctCCATATGTACAAAGCCCTTAAAGACCAAGCTGAAACATATCTTAAAgacctcatagtaccctattatccCATTAGAACACTCCGCTCTCAAAACGCAGCcttacttgtggttccttgAGTTTGTAAGAGTaaaataggaggcagagccttcagctatcaggctcctctcctggACCTGCTCCCAGTTTGGGTTCAGGAGGCAGATATCGtctctacatttaagattaggctaaaaaaaaaccttcctctttgataaagttTACAGTTATAGTGAGTGCCAGCTCAGATGAGCCATGAACCATCCCTAAGTTATGCTGCTCTGGACCGGGGCTGCTTGGGGAACTTCCATGACGCAATGaacatttcttctcttcttcttcttttctctctctctctctctccatggaTTTACATCGCACTGCTGCATGTCTTTTAACTTTGCGTCTTTGTCTCTCCCTAGGTTAGtacttctcctctctgtcctctctctccctgtcctctttCCGCAGCTTTGATTtcgtgctatataaataaaaaattgaattgaattgaactggtTTTGCCAATAGTTTTGgcacctctgtgtgtgcgtaAGAGAGGAAGCGTGTTAAGAAGTTAtcacagaaaaaagataattaGGGCCCACCAGATGAATGTCTTATCTCGAACAACAGGATGATCCCAGTAGCAGGGACTAACTGTCTGACGTGCAGTGACACAATCACTTCTGCACACTTAAACAACTCCCTCAATGTCACAATCTCTATGGTCAAAAGGTCTCATTAGATTTTCTTCATAATTTATCGACAGAAACAGATTTGTCTACTCAAACCAAACATGTGGCGCAGTCTTACTTGTTGGGAGGAGTTGTCAGCAGATCTGACTGAATAGGCTTTTTTGTCGTCTACTTCAACATACTCGAAGCACCGTAGGCAATAGCAGACTACTGAAATATATTGGTTTTTAAATCGCAAACCCGAACTTCACCTGAGAGACGCAGCTCTTGTCAAACCCAGTCGACAGATGCGGAAGTGCTAAATCGAAAGTAAAAGGGAACATGTGCGCCAAGCCCCTATTGGATCCTGTTGCGTAGGCGACACCAGTGTAGTGCACATGCTCGTATTTGGAAACCGAGAGACTTTTGCGGTTCTGGACTTTAACCCCAGAAACGGGGACCGTTTCCCAAACCACAGCGTGCAGCGTCTGGATAGATTCGCCAGTGTCGTAATGTCGAGCAACTTGTCCTAAAAGCAGTTTAATAATTCATATAGGTTCAACTATAATCTTACTATGAATCACGCTGTGAAATGTGTGGCCTaagcaaaaaggaaataagCTTTCTAAACTGATGTCCACGTCGATATTTGCTTGATTTGTCGCCATTACCCCGCGGGTACCGGTGTTGTTCTTTAGGTTCAGGGTGTGTAACTGTAATTTACACGAAAAATTGAACCTACCATTTGACGAAGCGGTCGAATTTGGCACTGATAAAGTGCCCAGAATGCATGGACATATTCAGGgtcaaatgtaatttattcaAACTTCGGGTTTAAATAAAAGATAGATAAAAGAGAGTTCACCTCTCACTACTACCTATAATAATATGGTGATCATTACAGTATTACCAAACTGACGGATGAGATCACACACTGTACTCCAGCATTTTCTACATGTAATGAGTTGCACTGTTAATACTGAGGTCTTGTATCCTCTAGACCCATGAGGTATGGCCCATGAGATGACAGGAGATTTTGATAAAACTTCAGTTCATTCATTgctatgtgtttttaaaatccttaTTTTGTTGTCCCCAGCTAATACAAATTAAGGCAAAGCTTTATTTACAGGTCTTTACCATTATTTGTCTGTCATTTACTACCTAATGTGCTGTACACCATAGTTTGGccacttatttatt
This window contains:
- the casp10 gene encoding uncharacterized protein casp10 isoform X7, with protein sequence MFPFTFDLALPHLSTGFDKSCVSQEMDFQRLLLKVGKALGKDEVKALAFLCTELLGRNPNSVESASDLFSRLADQDYLSHQQPHLLTELLLTIQRTRLVRDLNLTDRESTTISLISPYRKLLYSLSEEITDDDLKHVKFLLNTMLPRRRLEEKVTVLEVFLEMEHMDLLSDTNLNELEKIIQSVCPMLKDKINQFKSRQAPPTSPIPQQIGQPRSNTYPCQPNQVPLSLDPERTERPALGLWAQCSMNSSNTSVDFHSEDECGALSHGLRDLSTETSSCASLKENVSFSEKQTFQTTNTNNEVLGIYPMTAAKRGICLIINNYNFTTSTLKNREGTMADESDGHRSFVRLLQREEEWHLVYSVIVPKPCPDGAQGV